One part of the Marinobacter sp. MDS2 genome encodes these proteins:
- a CDS encoding OsmC family protein encodes MKATVDWTGNVSFKATSGTGHSVQMDGPPDLGGQNLGPRPMEMLLMGVGGCSSFDVMTILQKSRQDVTACHAELEAERADAVPAIFTKIHLHFVVTGHNLKEKQVERAVSLSAEKYCSASIMLGAAGVEITHSFEIREAE; translated from the coding sequence ATGAAAGCAACCGTAGACTGGACAGGCAATGTCAGTTTCAAAGCCACCAGCGGCACCGGCCACAGTGTACAGATGGACGGGCCACCTGATCTTGGCGGGCAGAACCTGGGGCCACGCCCCATGGAAATGCTGCTTATGGGTGTCGGCGGTTGTTCTTCCTTTGATGTCATGACTATCCTGCAGAAAAGCCGACAAGACGTAACCGCCTGCCACGCCGAGCTGGAAGCCGAGCGGGCCGATGCTGTGCCGGCTATTTTCACCAAAATCCACCTGCATTTCGTGGTGACCGGTCACAACCTGAAAGAAAAGCAGGTGGAAAGGGCCGTTAGCCTGTCTGCTGAGAAGTACTGCTCGGCGTCTATCATGCTGGGCGCGGCCGGTGTGGAGATCACCCACAGCTTCGAAATTCGGGAGGCAGAGTAA
- a CDS encoding phosphoribulokinase: MSKRHPIIAVTGSSGAGTSTTGQIFARLFAREGINAAMVSGDSFHRYTREQMARLAAKGQFGERNHFALAANHIDRLEALMYDYSHTGNGRCRQYVHDEDQQLIAAGHKPGTFTPWSSLPADTDLLFYEGLHGGVVSENFNLVQYVDLLIGVVPIVNLEWIQKINRDTNKRGYSQEAVVETIINRMDDYVKDIVPQFSHTHINFQRVPLVDTSNPFIAREVPSEDESMIVIHFREVADVDFSWLLQAIPQSRLSRHDTLVIPGTKMPLAMDLIVRPMVQRLMAGKAFA; this comes from the coding sequence ATGTCCAAGCGCCACCCGATTATTGCGGTGACCGGCTCCTCCGGAGCTGGCACCAGTACCACCGGTCAGATTTTTGCCCGCCTGTTCGCCCGAGAAGGCATCAATGCCGCGATGGTCAGCGGCGATAGCTTTCACCGTTATACCCGTGAACAGATGGCTCGTTTGGCGGCGAAAGGCCAGTTTGGGGAACGCAACCATTTCGCCCTTGCCGCCAATCACATCGACCGACTCGAAGCGCTGATGTACGACTACAGCCACACGGGCAATGGTCGATGCCGCCAGTACGTTCACGATGAAGATCAGCAGCTGATTGCCGCTGGCCACAAACCGGGTACTTTCACGCCCTGGAGCTCATTGCCGGCGGATACGGATCTGCTGTTTTATGAAGGGCTGCACGGTGGTGTGGTGAGTGAAAACTTCAATCTGGTGCAGTATGTGGATTTGTTGATTGGTGTTGTGCCGATCGTGAACCTGGAGTGGATTCAGAAGATCAACCGCGATACCAACAAACGGGGTTACAGTCAGGAAGCGGTGGTGGAAACCATTATTAATCGTATGGATGACTACGTTAAAGACATCGTGCCGCAGTTCTCCCACACCCATATCAACTTTCAGCGCGTGCCGTTAGTGGATACGTCCAACCCGTTTATTGCCCGGGAAGTGCCGAGCGAAGATGAAAGTATGATTGTGATCCACTTCCGTGAAGTTGCTGATGTGGACTTCAGCTGGTTGCTGCAGGCGATTCCCCAAAGCCGTCTGTCCCGGCACGACACCCTGGTGATTCCCGGAACGAAAATGCCATTGGCGATGGATTTGATTGTTCGCCCCATGGTTCAGAGGCTAATGGCAGGTAAGGCGTTTGCCTGA
- the crp gene encoding cAMP-activated global transcriptional regulator CRP: protein MATIIKPVEQKTKHLDYFLSQCHRRRYPAKSTIIYAGDKSDSLFYIVKGSVTVIIEDDDGREMIMAYLNTGDFFGEMGLFDNMDSRSAWVKAKTECEVAEISYTKFREIAQQDPRVLYFIGEQMASRLRQTTRKVGDLAFLDVTGRVARTLLDLCKEPDAMTHPDGMQIKITRQEIGRIVGCSREMVGRVLKTLEEQGLVQVKGKTMVVYGTR, encoded by the coding sequence ATGGCTACTATCATCAAGCCGGTTGAGCAGAAAACCAAACATCTGGATTACTTTCTTTCCCAATGCCATCGCCGGCGTTACCCGGCCAAGAGCACGATTATTTATGCGGGCGACAAAAGTGACTCTCTCTTCTACATCGTCAAAGGATCGGTAACCGTCATTATTGAAGACGACGATGGCCGCGAGATGATTATGGCGTACCTGAACACTGGTGACTTTTTCGGTGAGATGGGGCTGTTCGACAACATGGATTCCCGCAGTGCCTGGGTCAAAGCCAAAACAGAATGTGAAGTCGCCGAAATCAGCTATACCAAATTCCGTGAAATTGCTCAGCAAGATCCTCGGGTTCTGTATTTTATCGGTGAGCAAATGGCCTCGCGCTTGCGCCAAACCACCCGTAAAGTGGGCGATCTGGCCTTCCTGGATGTGACCGGTCGGGTAGCGCGCACGTTGCTGGATCTGTGCAAGGAACCGGATGCCATGACCCACCCGGACGGCATGCAGATCAAAATCACCCGTCAGGAAATTGGCCGCATTGTGGGTTGCTCCCGTGAGATGGTCGGGCGGGTACTGAAAACCCTGGAAGAGCAAGGTCTGGTTCAGGTGAAAGGGAAAACCATGGTGGTTTACGGCACGCGCTGA
- the argE gene encoding acetylornithine deacetylase, giving the protein MVQSTDTKNRVPGVHDMLARLISLPSISSASPDWDHSNEAVVRTLAEWLETLGFAIEILEVPGMPGKYNLIATLGSGPGGLVLSGHTDTVPFDDQRWQTDPFTLTEKDGRWYGLGTCDMKGFFALAIEAAKSFIDQPLQQPLIILATADEESSMNGARALAEAGKPKARYAVIGEPTGLRPVRMHKGIIMERLQFQGQSGHSSNPDLGRNALEGMHEAMTELLALRAEWQQQYRNPNFAVQVPTLNLGCIHGGDNPNRICAQCELHFDLRPLPGMDMETLRQAILSRIQPLAERRQLSLTFEPLFDGVPPFETPADAGLVKACEALTGHKAHAVAFATEAPWLQKLGLETLVMGPGSIDQAHQPDEFLELSQLQPTIDVLRGLIKRYCV; this is encoded by the coding sequence ATGGTGCAAAGTACGGATACGAAAAACCGGGTGCCGGGCGTTCACGACATGTTGGCACGGCTGATATCCTTGCCTTCCATCAGCAGTGCCTCGCCGGACTGGGATCACAGCAACGAAGCCGTCGTGCGGACACTGGCCGAGTGGTTGGAAACGCTGGGCTTTGCGATCGAAATTCTGGAAGTACCGGGGATGCCCGGCAAGTACAACCTGATTGCCACCTTGGGCAGCGGCCCGGGCGGTTTGGTGTTGTCTGGCCATACCGACACTGTACCGTTCGACGATCAGCGCTGGCAGACCGACCCTTTTACGCTGACCGAAAAAGACGGCCGCTGGTACGGTTTGGGCACCTGCGACATGAAAGGCTTCTTCGCACTGGCGATCGAAGCCGCCAAAAGCTTTATTGACCAGCCGTTGCAACAACCGTTGATCATCCTGGCAACCGCAGACGAAGAAAGCTCGATGAACGGTGCCCGGGCGTTGGCCGAAGCGGGTAAGCCGAAGGCGCGCTATGCGGTAATTGGCGAACCGACCGGTCTTCGGCCCGTTCGGATGCACAAAGGCATCATAATGGAGCGGCTGCAATTTCAGGGGCAGTCGGGCCATTCTTCCAATCCTGATCTTGGCCGCAATGCTTTAGAAGGCATGCACGAGGCCATGACCGAATTGCTGGCTTTACGAGCCGAATGGCAGCAGCAATACCGAAACCCGAATTTTGCGGTGCAGGTACCGACTCTGAATCTGGGTTGTATCCACGGTGGCGATAACCCGAATCGAATCTGTGCCCAGTGCGAGTTGCATTTTGACTTGCGCCCGTTACCGGGCATGGATATGGAAACGCTGCGTCAGGCTATCCTGAGCCGTATACAGCCGCTGGCCGAGCGCCGCCAGCTAAGCCTGACGTTTGAGCCGTTGTTCGATGGTGTACCGCCGTTTGAAACCCCGGCCGATGCCGGCTTGGTGAAAGCCTGTGAAGCTCTGACCGGCCATAAGGCCCATGCGGTTGCCTTCGCCACAGAGGCGCCCTGGTTGCAAAAACTGGGGTTGGAAACTTTGGTGATGGGCCCGGGTTCGATCGATCAGGCTCATCAGCCGGATGAATTTCTGGAGTTGTCGCAGTTGCAGCCGACCATCGACGTGCTGCGCGGGCTGATAAAACGGTACTGTGTGTAA
- a CDS encoding DUF1631 family protein yields the protein MDPRERRSSPRQPIKLAAQIDVGSGESLPCQIADFCAEGLYIRYSGQTSNKLEHAFGQQEPKEVVVRFRGLDSSAHHELHVRPARRIERAMGVSFVRSNPEAIEALIRLCGGGNNQSRSSLQAPSDRVQFVLHQCARVITQFIEPLMDACYVNTTEALNAAAQKAPNDQLANEYMDAAGQIDGRQRILWHHMARSLESPLKPEQKGAPGGLLSVVDKDEFEDWLAVKVMVTRADTLYRGDLLELKLRLDHLGVSNRTGHHNPLGPALVCEAFHHALVQLKVSRDVEKVCLRVFEQAVIRQLAPLYRELNNILIRHGVLPDLDLTKYLSEQAAERVTPKSPEPEAKNESPEASPEETEDKSSSRASGEFRGYSRHAQTAFATVRNLLSSLKLSRSEREEPASERFEPDARPLTSSELNQELQELQIQAADLDEPDVPLKERVVAKVKDSIDNARLNEESEDALDVVDRFFRSVTESPKLSRFAQAKMRQLQVPVLKVVMRDPSFFEDQSSPVRSVMNRLAQIGVKGARPNPVVQRKVDELVQRIATDFDQDTGIFDEAVEELDTLIERQNLAYRRNVERVTAAAQGSQKVAESKAAVAAALDAKLGGRKVPKAVVSLLEGGWRDLLSLTWIRQGEEGQLWQDYLAVIDSLMAYAESPGNSSNLPELLRLIQDGLASISSNRTPSSQIRDELKQLMVRQPGEPLELVEMPKSQPEPTAESVADERETKSLQRWINRAQQLQVGSWFKDQSKSDDPHYIRLVWVADNFSRYVFVNHQGMRVVELEVAALACKMREGALILDSQYEKPLVDESIDRMVRDVYDQLSWVSTHDDLTHLLNRREFERMLEQQLTHSEDTRTLLHLDLKGFRLLSDVAGHKAADETLKQVADILCQHADEGMPVSRIEGSEFAMLVSDEQAGPVAKSLVSAIEAGEFCFDGKAYELTANVGIVPTVPAVTSAERWLRTSQQTLSAARRGGAGHVSVYSEDSEDQARQDQIAARVANLGDPSDDRMLLRCQKIIPLNAEASMSAAQYEILISMYDDNGELVTGRDLVRMAERYDRMQAVDRWVVGHMLDWLRDKKPDVRDVGGICINLSGHSLNEQALLEFIYEKLSEKDAPIERLWFELTEASAINDVQAVARFIGEMKELGCRFCLGNFGSGPNSYEFMRSLPIDLIKIDSAFTHHLATNANDQAMVKSMVDMAHFMGREVVATQVETREVLDKLAQLGVDYAQGFVIEKPKLLNSLI from the coding sequence ATGGATCCGAGAGAACGTCGCAGTAGCCCCAGACAGCCAATTAAACTCGCAGCCCAGATCGATGTGGGAAGCGGTGAATCATTACCCTGCCAGATTGCAGACTTTTGCGCCGAAGGTCTGTACATCCGTTATTCCGGGCAAACGTCCAACAAGCTTGAACATGCATTCGGCCAACAAGAACCGAAAGAGGTGGTTGTTCGCTTTCGTGGCTTGGATAGCAGCGCTCACCACGAGCTGCATGTTCGTCCGGCGCGGCGAATCGAGCGCGCCATGGGCGTTTCCTTTGTCCGGTCGAACCCGGAAGCGATCGAGGCGCTAATACGACTGTGTGGTGGTGGCAACAATCAAAGCCGGTCGTCACTGCAAGCGCCCAGCGATAGGGTTCAGTTTGTACTGCACCAATGTGCGCGGGTGATCACCCAGTTCATTGAGCCGTTGATGGACGCCTGTTACGTAAACACGACGGAGGCATTAAACGCTGCGGCTCAGAAGGCACCAAACGATCAGCTGGCCAATGAATACATGGATGCAGCAGGGCAGATTGACGGCCGCCAGCGCATTTTGTGGCATCACATGGCCCGAAGCCTGGAATCTCCGTTAAAGCCCGAGCAAAAAGGGGCGCCGGGCGGGCTTTTGTCGGTTGTCGATAAGGACGAATTCGAGGACTGGCTGGCGGTTAAAGTGATGGTCACTCGCGCCGACACCCTGTACCGGGGTGATCTGCTGGAACTGAAGTTGCGATTGGATCATCTGGGTGTCTCCAATCGAACCGGGCACCATAATCCGCTGGGTCCGGCGCTGGTTTGCGAAGCTTTCCACCATGCCTTGGTGCAGCTGAAGGTAAGCCGCGATGTGGAAAAGGTGTGTTTGAGGGTTTTTGAGCAGGCAGTGATTCGGCAGTTGGCTCCGCTGTATCGCGAGCTGAACAATATTCTGATCAGGCACGGAGTGCTGCCTGATCTCGACTTGACCAAGTACCTCAGCGAACAAGCGGCAGAGCGGGTTACGCCTAAATCGCCGGAGCCCGAAGCCAAGAACGAATCGCCAGAGGCGTCGCCTGAGGAAACTGAGGATAAATCGAGTTCTCGGGCTTCCGGTGAGTTCAGGGGCTATTCCAGACATGCGCAGACCGCGTTCGCAACGGTTCGAAACCTTCTGTCATCCCTGAAGCTGAGCCGCTCCGAAAGAGAAGAACCCGCGTCAGAACGCTTTGAGCCCGATGCGCGCCCGCTGACCAGCAGTGAACTGAACCAAGAGCTGCAGGAGCTGCAGATACAGGCCGCCGATCTTGATGAGCCCGATGTACCGCTCAAAGAACGGGTTGTGGCGAAAGTGAAAGACAGCATTGACAATGCGCGTCTGAACGAAGAAAGCGAAGATGCGTTGGACGTGGTCGATCGGTTCTTCCGAAGTGTCACCGAAAGCCCCAAGCTCAGCCGTTTCGCTCAAGCCAAAATGCGTCAGTTGCAGGTGCCGGTGCTGAAAGTGGTGATGCGCGATCCCAGCTTCTTTGAGGATCAGTCCAGCCCGGTTCGCAGTGTGATGAACCGACTGGCACAGATCGGTGTGAAGGGGGCCCGCCCAAACCCCGTGGTGCAGCGCAAGGTCGATGAGCTGGTGCAGCGGATCGCCACCGACTTCGATCAGGACACTGGCATATTCGACGAAGCCGTCGAGGAACTCGATACCTTGATTGAGCGCCAGAATCTGGCCTACCGCCGCAACGTCGAACGTGTCACGGCGGCGGCTCAGGGTTCCCAGAAGGTTGCTGAATCGAAAGCCGCGGTAGCCGCAGCGCTGGATGCCAAACTGGGCGGCCGAAAAGTGCCCAAGGCCGTGGTAAGCCTGCTGGAAGGAGGTTGGCGCGATCTCTTGTCTCTGACCTGGATCCGACAGGGTGAAGAAGGGCAATTGTGGCAGGATTATCTCGCGGTCATTGATTCGTTAATGGCCTATGCGGAGAGTCCTGGCAACAGCAGTAATTTACCGGAACTCCTGCGCTTGATTCAGGACGGCTTGGCGTCCATCTCCAGTAATCGCACGCCGTCGTCCCAGATACGGGATGAGCTGAAACAGCTGATGGTGCGCCAGCCCGGCGAGCCACTGGAACTGGTTGAGATGCCGAAGTCCCAACCTGAACCCACCGCTGAGTCGGTTGCCGATGAGCGGGAAACGAAAAGCCTGCAGCGCTGGATCAACCGCGCCCAGCAATTACAGGTGGGTAGCTGGTTCAAAGACCAAAGCAAATCCGACGATCCGCATTACATCCGGCTGGTTTGGGTTGCCGACAACTTCTCGCGCTATGTGTTCGTGAATCATCAGGGCATGCGCGTGGTGGAGTTGGAGGTGGCCGCACTGGCGTGCAAGATGCGCGAGGGCGCGCTTATTCTCGACAGCCAGTACGAAAAACCTTTGGTGGATGAAAGTATTGATCGTATGGTGCGGGATGTTTACGACCAGCTGTCCTGGGTCTCGACCCACGACGACCTGACGCACCTGCTGAACCGGCGCGAATTCGAGCGCATGCTGGAGCAGCAACTGACGCATAGTGAAGACACCCGCACGCTTCTGCATCTGGATCTCAAAGGCTTCCGGCTGCTGAGTGATGTGGCGGGCCACAAGGCCGCCGATGAAACTCTGAAGCAGGTGGCTGACATACTTTGCCAGCACGCGGATGAGGGCATGCCAGTGTCGCGGATTGAAGGTTCCGAGTTTGCGATGCTGGTGTCGGACGAGCAGGCTGGCCCGGTTGCCAAATCGCTGGTCAGTGCCATCGAGGCTGGAGAATTCTGTTTTGATGGTAAAGCCTACGAGCTGACCGCCAATGTTGGCATTGTGCCGACAGTGCCTGCGGTAACATCTGCCGAGCGCTGGTTGAGAACTTCTCAACAAACGCTGTCTGCCGCCCGCCGCGGTGGCGCAGGGCACGTGTCTGTCTACAGCGAGGATAGCGAAGATCAGGCGCGGCAGGATCAGATCGCTGCCCGTGTCGCCAACCTGGGCGATCCGTCTGATGATCGGATGTTGCTGCGGTGTCAGAAGATCATCCCGCTGAATGCTGAGGCCAGCATGTCGGCCGCCCAGTACGAAATCCTGATCAGTATGTACGACGACAACGGTGAGCTGGTGACCGGTCGCGATCTCGTTCGTATGGCCGAGCGCTACGACCGGATGCAGGCGGTAGACCGCTGGGTGGTGGGTCACATGTTGGATTGGCTGCGAGATAAAAAGCCGGATGTCCGCGATGTGGGTGGCATCTGTATCAATCTTTCCGGCCATTCGTTGAACGAACAGGCTCTGCTTGAGTTTATTTATGAAAAACTCAGCGAAAAAGACGCCCCCATTGAGCGCTTGTGGTTTGAGCTGACCGAAGCATCCGCCATTAACGACGTGCAGGCCGTCGCCCGGTTTATTGGTGAAATGAAAGAACTCGGGTGCCGGTTCTGTTTGGGCAACTTTGGGTCGGGCCCGAATTCTTACGAATTCATGCGCTCGCTGCCGATCGATCTGATCAAGATTGACAGCGCCTTCACCCATCACCTGGCGACAAACGCCAACGATCAAGCCATGGTCAAATCAATGGTGGATATGGCCCACTTTATGGGTCGGGAAGTGGTCGCAACACAGGTTGAAACTCGTGAGGTTCTGGATAAGCTGGCGCAGTTGGGCGTGGACTATGCTCAGGGCTTCGTGATCGAAAAGCCCAAACTACTCAACAGTTTGATCTGA
- a CDS encoding aminopeptidase, producing MKQLSQVYLILLLLAALQGCSSMSYYTQAISGHVSLMMRSEPVDEVLLQPDTPPELSQALSVAQAARLFAEQTLKLPVGGAFSSFVPLEHPWVVVNLIAAPEFSLTPKQWCYPFVDCQAYRGYFDLAKAKQAQKQFDDNGYDTFIGAVTAYSTLGWFDDPLHTGFTNLSEDRMVALMFHELAHRVVYLKGDTAFNESFATAVELEGLRLWLEREGQPEAFERALLRLEHRNQTLELVGETSKVLRRLYQQRNALELDQLRLRKQQTLDDLADQYAALSSNYPEPGPFGSAPVQLNNAKLALFQQYNQYVPAFRQLLKDSGYEFNRFYEAVSRLSEQPEAERGDTLNALSKRFHEHL from the coding sequence ATGAAACAGCTTAGTCAGGTCTATCTCATTTTGCTACTGTTGGCAGCACTTCAAGGCTGCTCGTCAATGAGTTACTACACCCAGGCCATTTCTGGTCATGTTTCGTTAATGATGCGAAGCGAGCCGGTAGATGAGGTGTTGCTGCAGCCCGACACCCCGCCCGAACTGTCCCAGGCGTTATCGGTGGCCCAGGCTGCGCGCCTCTTTGCAGAGCAAACGCTCAAACTGCCGGTTGGCGGTGCATTTTCAAGCTTTGTTCCGCTCGAGCACCCTTGGGTGGTGGTCAATCTGATTGCCGCGCCCGAGTTTTCACTAACGCCGAAACAGTGGTGTTATCCGTTTGTCGACTGCCAGGCGTACCGGGGCTATTTTGACCTGGCGAAGGCAAAGCAGGCCCAGAAGCAATTCGACGACAACGGATACGATACGTTTATCGGTGCGGTCACGGCTTACTCCACTCTTGGCTGGTTCGATGACCCATTGCACACCGGGTTCACCAACCTTTCAGAAGACCGGATGGTGGCCTTGATGTTTCATGAGCTGGCGCACCGGGTCGTCTATCTGAAGGGCGATACAGCGTTCAACGAGAGCTTTGCCACCGCAGTAGAGCTGGAAGGATTGCGCTTGTGGCTGGAGCGCGAAGGCCAACCGGAGGCTTTCGAGCGTGCCTTGCTGCGGCTCGAACACCGCAATCAGACACTTGAACTGGTGGGTGAGACCAGCAAGGTGCTGCGCCGCCTTTACCAACAACGGAACGCGCTGGAGCTTGATCAACTCAGGCTTCGTAAACAACAAACGCTGGATGATCTGGCCGACCAGTACGCAGCCCTGTCGTCGAACTACCCGGAGCCCGGGCCTTTCGGGTCGGCACCGGTGCAGCTCAACAACGCCAAACTGGCGCTGTTTCAGCAATACAATCAATATGTCCCGGCCTTCCGGCAGTTACTGAAGGACTCCGGATACGAATTCAATCGGTTTTACGAGGCGGTTTCCCGGCTGTCAGAACAACCGGAAGCCGAGCGCGGGGATACCCTGAACGCGCTGTCAAAGCGGTTTCACGAACACCTTTGA
- the speD gene encoding adenosylmethionine decarboxylase — protein MESKLQLHGFNNLTKSLSFNIYDICYAQTNEQREAYIDYIDEMYNAERLTQILSDVVKIIGANILNIARQDYEPHGASVTMLIAEHDVEDCKENYDESPGPLPDTIVAHLDKSHVTVHTYPESHPHDGVSTFRADIDVSTCGLISPLKVLNYLIHSFDSDVVTVDYRVRGFTRDIDGTKHYIDHDINSIQNYLTEDTQNAYQMIDVNVYQENLFHTKMMLKEFNLDNYVFGTNAEELDPAEAKSIEDRLRREMLEIFYSRNVE, from the coding sequence ATGGAATCAAAACTCCAGCTGCACGGTTTTAACAATCTGACCAAATCCCTGAGCTTCAACATCTACGACATCTGTTACGCGCAGACCAATGAGCAACGTGAAGCCTACATCGATTATATCGACGAGATGTACAACGCCGAACGTCTGACTCAGATACTGTCTGACGTGGTGAAAATCATTGGCGCAAACATTCTCAACATCGCCCGTCAGGATTACGAGCCTCACGGCGCGTCTGTCACCATGTTGATTGCCGAGCATGACGTGGAAGACTGCAAAGAGAATTACGACGAATCGCCGGGGCCGCTGCCAGATACCATCGTGGCGCACCTGGACAAGAGTCACGTGACCGTTCACACCTATCCGGAAAGCCACCCCCATGATGGCGTGAGCACCTTCCGGGCGGATATTGACGTGTCCACCTGTGGCCTGATCTCACCGCTGAAGGTGTTGAACTACCTGATTCACAGTTTCGATTCAGACGTGGTGACGGTGGATTACCGGGTACGGGGTTTTACCCGCGATATCGATGGCACCAAGCACTACATTGACCACGACATCAATTCGATTCAGAACTACCTCACGGAAGACACCCAGAACGCCTATCAGATGATCGACGTGAACGTGTATCAGGAGAACCTGTTCCACACGAAGATGATGTTGAAGGAGTTCAACCTGGATAATTACGTGTTTGGCACCAACGCAGAAGAGCTCGATCCTGCCGAAGCCAAATCCATCGAGGACCGGCTACGCCGGGAGATGCTGGAAATCTTCTATTCCCGCAACGTGGAATGA
- the argA gene encoding amino-acid N-acetyltransferase: MKSNDWLHGFRHSSPYINAHRGRTVVLTMPGDAIEHRNFINIIHDIALLSSLGVRLVVAFGGRPQIQSRLEDAGLETTFERGLRVTPDDHLPLVMEAIGGLRAYLESQLSMGLVNSPMHNARIRVSSGNYVTAKPVGVLDGIDFGYTGRVRRIDTPGIERLLEQGHIVLLPPMGYSPTGDAFNLSYEDVGSQVAAALKAEKLIVFIDDEGLLDEDGSLIRELGAHQATERLNANNVTGHDAVLLKAACDACVKGVRRAHIISYAEDGALLEELFTRDGSGTLVSGDHYEQIRPARVEDIGGILELIQPLEEQGILVRRSREMLETEVDRFVVAERDGTVVGCAALYHYPEEAAGELSCFAVDPSYRRAGRGDDILMMIEKQARGQGIEKLFVLTTQTEHWFRERGFEPTAVENLPGPKLATYNPLRKSKVFVKPL, encoded by the coding sequence TTGAAATCAAACGACTGGCTGCATGGGTTTCGCCACTCATCTCCGTACATAAACGCCCATCGGGGCCGTACCGTGGTGTTGACCATGCCCGGGGATGCCATTGAGCACCGGAACTTCATCAACATCATCCACGACATTGCCTTGCTCAGTAGCTTGGGCGTGCGCCTTGTCGTGGCGTTTGGTGGCCGTCCGCAAATTCAGTCGCGTTTGGAAGATGCCGGTCTGGAAACCACCTTCGAGCGGGGCTTGCGGGTTACGCCGGATGATCACTTGCCGCTGGTTATGGAAGCGATTGGCGGCTTGCGCGCCTACCTGGAAAGCCAGTTGTCGATGGGGCTGGTGAACTCGCCCATGCACAACGCCAGAATCCGGGTCAGCAGCGGCAACTACGTTACCGCCAAGCCGGTGGGTGTGCTGGATGGCATCGATTTCGGGTATACCGGCCGGGTGCGCAGGATCGACACCCCGGGCATCGAGCGACTGCTCGAACAAGGCCATATCGTACTGTTGCCGCCGATGGGTTATTCGCCTACCGGAGATGCTTTTAACCTCTCCTACGAAGACGTAGGTAGCCAAGTGGCTGCAGCCTTGAAGGCCGAGAAGCTGATTGTTTTTATTGACGACGAAGGCTTGCTGGATGAAGACGGCTCGCTGATCCGGGAATTGGGTGCCCATCAGGCAACAGAGCGGCTGAACGCCAACAACGTCACCGGTCACGACGCGGTGCTTCTGAAGGCGGCCTGCGATGCCTGTGTGAAAGGTGTGCGTCGTGCTCACATCATCAGCTACGCAGAAGATGGCGCGTTGCTGGAAGAGCTGTTTACACGGGACGGTTCCGGTACTTTGGTCAGTGGTGACCATTACGAACAGATTCGGCCGGCGCGGGTAGAAGACATCGGCGGTATTCTGGAATTGATCCAGCCGTTGGAAGAGCAGGGCATATTGGTGCGGCGCTCTCGTGAAATGCTGGAAACCGAGGTGGACCGCTTCGTGGTTGCCGAGCGAGACGGCACCGTGGTGGGTTGTGCGGCTCTGTATCACTACCCGGAGGAAGCCGCTGGCGAGCTATCCTGCTTCGCGGTGGATCCATCCTACCGGCGCGCAGGGCGCGGTGACGACATCCTCATGATGATCGAAAAACAGGCACGGGGGCAGGGTATTGAAAAACTGTTCGTGCTGACCACCCAAACCGAACATTGGTTCCGGGAGCGAGGATTTGAGCCCACAGCCGTGGAAAACTTGCCCGGCCCCAAATTGGCCACTTACAACCCGCTCCGAAAATCAAAGGTGTTCGTGAAACCGCTTTGA